From a single Paraburkholderia edwinii genomic region:
- a CDS encoding efflux RND transporter permease subunit, with product MVGIVRIALKRPYTFVVLAIFILIVGILSALRTPTDIFPDINIPVIAVIWQYTGLPPDQMEGRVMAPFERVLTTTVNDVQHIEGRSISGYGVVKIYFQKHADIRTANAQVTSIAQYILKQLPPGATPPLIVTYSASTVPIVQLALSGKGLTEQNLGDLGLNQLRPILTTVEGASLPYPYGGKTRQVQINVKASELEARGLSAQDVANALAAQNLITPVGTEKVGDYEYIVQLNSAPSSIAAIGNIPIKTANGTAVFMHDVADVTDGSPPQTNIVHVDGKRSVLLTILKNGSVSTLAIIAGVKQKVADAKASLPDALKVDVIGDQSVFVRAAITGVAREGVIAAVLTSLMILLFLGSWRSTVIIATSIPLAILGSIAALSALGETLNIMTLGGLALAVGILVDDATVTIENINWHLEHGKAVEDAILDGAAQIVTPAFVSLLCICIVFVPMFFLDGVARFLFVPMAEAVIFAMVSSFILSRTLVPTMAKYLLKPHAPENAPENSPEHAHAPRKTSNPLVLFQRRFEAGFERVRTHYSAMLELVLTHRRGFVSGFFAFAVLSLALVPFLGRNFFPDVDAGEVLMHVRAPVGTRVEKTAEIFAAVEKRIQATIPPTELGTMVDNMGLSISGLNTAYNNTGTIGSQDGDIQVSLKEGHRPTREYVRKLRETLPQAFPGVTFSFPPADIVSQILNFGAPAPIDLQIRGSHLPADFTYANRLLRQIRHVPGVVDARIQQSQSDPQFDVDVNRTQALLQGVTERDVTNSLVVHMAGSGQVAPTYWLNAANGVEYPIVLQTPQYGLNTLPSLANLPVGGGPAVSDGQILGGVATIRRTTSNAVVDDYNIQPMVEIFATTQGRDLGAVASDLQRIVADNAHAVPKGAKVVLLGQVQTMNSAFSGLLFGLIGAVVLIYLLIVVNFQSWSDPLVIITALPLALAGIVWMLYATHTPLSVPALTGAIMCMGVATANSILVVSFCRERLAVHGDALKAALEAGATRFRPVLMTALSMMIGMAPMALILGEGGEQNAPLGRAVIGGLLFATTATLFLVPAVFCIVHSRKGRDSALPTISGGPSHV from the coding sequence ATGGTTGGCATCGTTCGCATCGCGTTGAAGAGGCCCTACACGTTTGTCGTGCTGGCCATCTTTATTCTTATCGTCGGCATTCTCTCGGCGCTCAGGACACCAACCGACATCTTCCCCGACATCAATATCCCGGTGATCGCCGTGATATGGCAATACACGGGGCTGCCGCCTGATCAGATGGAGGGGCGCGTGATGGCGCCGTTCGAGCGCGTGCTGACGACCACGGTCAACGACGTGCAGCACATCGAGGGACGGTCCATCTCCGGTTATGGGGTCGTCAAGATCTATTTCCAGAAGCACGCGGACATCCGCACGGCAAACGCGCAGGTCACATCGATCGCCCAGTACATCCTCAAGCAGTTGCCGCCCGGCGCGACACCGCCATTGATCGTGACGTATAGCGCCTCGACTGTTCCTATCGTCCAGCTCGCGCTTTCCGGCAAGGGCCTCACGGAGCAGAACCTTGGCGATCTCGGCCTAAACCAGTTGCGACCGATTCTGACCACGGTCGAAGGGGCCTCGCTGCCCTATCCGTATGGCGGAAAAACGCGGCAAGTGCAGATCAACGTCAAGGCGTCCGAACTCGAGGCGCGCGGACTGTCCGCGCAGGACGTGGCCAACGCGCTCGCAGCGCAAAACCTGATTACGCCCGTCGGCACCGAGAAAGTCGGCGACTATGAATACATCGTGCAGCTGAACAGCGCGCCGTCGTCGATTGCCGCTATCGGGAATATCCCGATCAAGACCGCCAACGGGACCGCGGTTTTCATGCATGACGTTGCTGACGTGACGGACGGCAGCCCGCCGCAGACCAACATCGTGCACGTCGATGGCAAGCGCTCTGTCCTGCTGACGATCCTGAAGAACGGTTCAGTGTCCACGCTCGCCATCATCGCCGGCGTCAAGCAAAAAGTGGCTGACGCAAAGGCGTCTTTGCCGGACGCGCTCAAGGTGGATGTGATCGGCGATCAGTCGGTCTTCGTGCGCGCGGCGATAACCGGTGTCGCGCGCGAAGGGGTGATCGCCGCGGTGCTCACGAGCCTGATGATCCTGCTGTTCCTCGGCAGCTGGCGCTCGACGGTCATCATCGCAACTTCGATTCCGCTCGCCATTCTCGGCTCGATTGCCGCATTGTCGGCGCTCGGCGAAACGCTGAACATCATGACGCTTGGCGGGCTGGCACTCGCCGTCGGGATTCTCGTCGATGATGCCACCGTAACCATCGAAAACATCAACTGGCATCTCGAACACGGCAAGGCGGTCGAAGACGCGATTCTCGACGGTGCCGCTCAGATCGTGACGCCGGCATTCGTGTCGCTGCTGTGTATCTGCATCGTATTCGTCCCGATGTTTTTCCTCGACGGCGTGGCCCGCTTCCTGTTCGTACCGATGGCGGAGGCGGTGATCTTCGCGATGGTGTCGTCGTTCATTCTGTCGCGCACGCTCGTGCCGACGATGGCGAAGTATCTGCTCAAACCTCATGCGCCCGAAAACGCACCCGAAAACTCGCCAGAACACGCGCACGCCCCGCGTAAAACGTCGAATCCGCTGGTTCTCTTCCAGCGCCGGTTCGAGGCGGGCTTCGAGCGCGTCCGCACGCACTACAGCGCGATGCTCGAACTGGTGCTTACGCATCGTCGCGGTTTCGTGTCGGGCTTCTTTGCGTTTGCCGTGCTGTCGCTCGCACTGGTGCCGTTTCTCGGCCGCAACTTCTTCCCCGATGTCGATGCCGGTGAAGTCCTCATGCACGTCCGCGCGCCGGTCGGCACGCGTGTGGAGAAGACAGCCGAGATCTTCGCGGCCGTGGAAAAACGCATTCAGGCGACCATCCCGCCAACCGAGCTCGGCACGATGGTCGACAATATGGGCCTGTCGATTAGCGGCCTGAATACGGCCTACAACAATACCGGCACGATCGGCTCGCAGGACGGCGACATTCAGGTTTCGCTAAAAGAGGGCCACCGCCCCACCCGCGAATACGTGCGCAAGCTGCGCGAGACCTTGCCACAGGCGTTTCCCGGCGTCACGTTCTCGTTCCCACCGGCCGATATCGTTAGTCAGATCCTGAACTTCGGCGCACCGGCGCCGATCGATCTGCAGATTCGCGGCAGCCATTTGCCGGCCGATTTCACCTACGCCAACCGGCTGTTGCGCCAGATTCGCCATGTGCCCGGCGTGGTCGACGCGCGTATCCAGCAATCGCAAAGCGATCCGCAATTCGACGTCGACGTGAACCGGACCCAGGCGCTATTGCAGGGCGTGACCGAACGCGATGTAACGAATAGCCTGGTTGTGCATATGGCAGGCTCGGGTCAGGTCGCCCCGACGTACTGGCTGAATGCCGCCAACGGCGTCGAGTATCCGATCGTGCTGCAAACGCCGCAGTACGGACTCAATACGCTCCCCTCGCTCGCCAACCTGCCGGTCGGAGGCGGCCCGGCGGTCAGCGACGGGCAAATCCTCGGCGGCGTGGCCACGATTCGCCGCACAACCAGCAACGCCGTCGTCGACGACTACAACATCCAGCCGATGGTCGAGATCTTCGCAACGACGCAAGGGCGCGACCTCGGTGCAGTGGCGTCCGATCTCCAGCGCATCGTCGCCGACAATGCGCACGCCGTGCCCAAGGGCGCGAAAGTTGTCCTGCTTGGCCAGGTGCAGACGATGAACAGCGCATTCAGCGGCCTGCTGTTCGGGCTGATCGGCGCGGTTGTGCTGATTTACCTGCTGATCGTCGTCAACTTCCAGTCGTGGTCGGATCCGCTCGTGATCATCACGGCGTTGCCGCTCGCGTTAGCGGGCATTGTATGGATGCTGTACGCCACCCACACGCCGCTGTCGGTGCCCGCGTTGACTGGCGCAATCATGTGCATGGGGGTCGCCACGGCGAACTCTATCCTCGTGGTGAGCTTCTGCCGCGAACGTCTCGCGGTGCACGGCGACGCGCTCAAAGCGGCGCTCGAAGCCGGCGCCACGCGCTTTCGCCCCGTATTGATGACAGCACTGTCGATGATGATCGGCATGGCGCCGATGGCACTGATCCTCGGCGAAGGCGGCGAACAGAATGCGCCGCTCGGCCGCGCCGTAATCGGCGGACTGCTCTTCGCGACCACCGCGACGCTGTTCCTTGTGCCAGCCGTCTTTTGCATCGTGCATTCACGTAAGGGGCGCGATTCCGCGCTACCGACGATTTCCGGAGGCCCCTCCCATGTCTGA
- a CDS encoding efflux RND transporter periplasmic adaptor subunit, which yields MSDEPTPRSTPRRMLSRAGMIGAAAAVVILATGTAVRARNSRELKDWTETQAIPTVTVIRPTPPASDGALNLPGRLESFTDAPIYARVNGYLKSWRVDIGDRVKAGQVLATIDTPELDQQLIQAKADLASAQADAALAKTSAERWQALLDSDAVSRQEVDDRTQDYAQKKARVAAAQANVDRLIAMKAFATIVAPFDGVVTARNTDIGALIDAGSSSHTQLFSVSSVNRLRVYVHVPQFYAPMVKRGGSADFTVPEYPGRHFTANIVGLADAVNASSGTTLVQLQVDNAAHLLLPGSFVTLHFALPAPDGAMRIPASALIFDEHGLRVATVNNHDEVRFKPVAIEQDLGKAVEIGSGLSGSDRVIDTPPDGLSEGDRVHVARNGVEAASHG from the coding sequence ATGTCTGATGAACCCACACCGCGTTCCACGCCGCGGCGCATGCTCTCGCGCGCCGGAATGATCGGCGCGGCCGCCGCGGTCGTCATTCTCGCCACGGGCACGGCGGTACGCGCCAGAAACAGTCGCGAACTCAAGGACTGGACCGAAACGCAGGCGATCCCAACCGTCACGGTGATCCGGCCGACGCCACCCGCATCCGACGGCGCACTGAATCTGCCCGGGCGTCTCGAGTCATTCACCGATGCGCCGATCTATGCGCGAGTGAACGGCTACCTCAAATCGTGGCGCGTCGATATCGGCGACCGCGTGAAAGCCGGACAGGTGCTCGCGACCATCGACACGCCCGAACTCGATCAGCAATTGATTCAGGCAAAAGCGGACCTCGCAAGCGCGCAGGCCGACGCTGCGCTCGCGAAAACAAGCGCCGAGCGCTGGCAAGCGCTGCTCGATTCCGACGCGGTATCGCGTCAGGAGGTCGACGACCGTACGCAGGACTATGCGCAAAAGAAAGCGCGTGTCGCGGCCGCGCAAGCGAATGTGGACAGACTGATTGCGATGAAGGCATTCGCGACTATCGTCGCGCCGTTCGACGGTGTCGTCACCGCAAGGAATACCGATATCGGCGCATTGATCGACGCGGGCAGCAGCAGCCACACGCAATTGTTCTCGGTATCGAGCGTGAACCGGTTGCGCGTCTATGTGCATGTGCCGCAGTTTTACGCGCCGATGGTCAAGCGCGGCGGCAGCGCGGACTTCACGGTTCCCGAATATCCGGGCCGGCATTTCACGGCCAATATTGTCGGTCTCGCCGACGCTGTGAACGCGTCATCGGGCACGACGCTCGTGCAGTTGCAGGTGGATAACGCAGCGCACCTGCTGTTGCCCGGCAGCTTCGTGACGCTGCACTTTGCGCTGCCGGCGCCCGATGGCGCGATGCGCATACCGGCAAGCGCGCTGATCTTCGACGAGCACGGTCTGCGTGTGGCAACCGTCAACAACCACGACGAAGTCAGATTCAAGCCGGTGGCGATCGAACAGGATTTGGGAAAGGCCGTAGAAATCGGTTCGGGACTAAGCGGCAGCGACCGCGTGATCGATACGCCGCCCGATGGTCTCAGCGAGGGCGATCGCGTGCATGTCGCGCGTAACGGCGTCGAGGCGGCGAGTCATGGTTAG
- a CDS encoding efflux transporter outer membrane subunit produces MVRLRTAAFLAGFAALSGCSLAPHYQVPDVPVAAHYQSSTSWTVAAPADRLDRAGWWKLYREPRLDELEAQLIAHNHDLRAAYYHYVQSQAFVRQARSQFYPQVSAGGEAQRARESDTRPLRSVTAPTDYNAATLGIEADYEVDLWGRVRDTVAASKEESEAENDDLASTQLSLEVELARAWLDLRGSDQQIQLLEDTIDADRKALELTRKRHDGGVASELDVARATTQLSFVQSDLTQAQAKRALLEHAIAALVGASASDFSVAPNTEPVPLPAIPAGVPAELLQRRPDVAAAERRVAAANSKIGVARAAYFPSLTLSAQGGFQSSIYADLLSLPSSYWALGSALAVYLFDGGKRRAQVQSAKAATAEAGERYRSVVLASFKQVEDDLTLLTQLGMATTQQQQAVDAADLSVNLALSRYRRGAVSYLEVVDAQTAALTAERGVIDIRTRQLDANVDLIRALGGGWRNEPVDHAKTVPIAATR; encoded by the coding sequence ATGGTTAGGTTACGGACAGCTGCGTTCCTTGCCGGCTTCGCGGCCTTGAGCGGCTGTTCGCTCGCCCCGCACTATCAGGTTCCGGACGTGCCCGTCGCGGCGCACTACCAATCGTCGACATCATGGACGGTCGCGGCGCCGGCCGACCGGCTCGATCGCGCGGGGTGGTGGAAACTGTATCGCGAGCCTCGGCTCGACGAACTCGAAGCGCAGCTGATCGCCCACAACCACGATCTGCGCGCCGCCTACTACCACTATGTGCAGTCGCAGGCATTCGTCAGGCAGGCCCGTTCGCAGTTCTATCCACAGGTTTCGGCAGGGGGCGAGGCGCAACGTGCGCGCGAGTCGGACACCCGGCCGCTGCGCAGCGTGACCGCCCCGACCGACTACAACGCCGCGACGCTCGGCATTGAAGCCGATTACGAGGTTGACCTGTGGGGACGCGTCCGGGACACGGTCGCGGCCAGCAAGGAAGAAAGCGAGGCTGAGAACGATGATCTCGCGTCGACACAACTGAGCCTCGAGGTCGAGCTCGCGCGCGCCTGGCTCGACTTGCGCGGCTCCGATCAGCAGATCCAGTTGCTCGAAGACACGATCGATGCGGATCGGAAGGCACTCGAATTGACGCGCAAGCGGCACGACGGCGGCGTGGCATCGGAACTCGATGTTGCGCGCGCCACCACTCAGCTGTCGTTCGTGCAGTCCGATCTCACGCAAGCGCAGGCTAAACGCGCGCTGCTCGAGCATGCGATTGCCGCGCTGGTCGGCGCCTCGGCATCGGACTTCTCGGTCGCGCCAAACACGGAACCGGTGCCGCTTCCTGCGATTCCTGCGGGCGTGCCGGCGGAGTTGCTGCAACGCAGGCCCGACGTCGCAGCGGCCGAGCGCCGGGTCGCAGCAGCCAACTCGAAAATTGGCGTGGCGCGCGCGGCTTACTTCCCATCGCTTACGCTTAGCGCACAGGGCGGTTTTCAAAGTTCGATCTACGCGGACCTGCTCAGCTTGCCAAGTTCGTACTGGGCGCTCGGCTCAGCGCTCGCTGTCTATCTGTTCGACGGCGGCAAGCGGCGCGCGCAAGTCCAGTCCGCCAAAGCAGCGACAGCCGAGGCGGGCGAACGCTACCGCAGCGTCGTTCTCGCGTCGTTCAAACAGGTGGAAGACGATCTGACGTTGCTTACGCAGCTCGGCATGGCGACAACGCAGCAGCAACAGGCCGTAGACGCGGCTGACCTGTCGGTCAATCTTGCGCTGTCACGCTACCGTCGGGGCGCGGTCAGCTATCTTGAAGTAGTCGATGCGCAAACCGCCGCGCTGACGGCGGAACGCGGCGTCATCGACATCAGGACCCGGCAGCTCGATGCAAACGTCGATCTGATCCGTGCGCTGGGCGGCGGCTGGCGCAACGAGCCAGTCGATCACGCAAAGACGGTACCGATCGCAGCGACGCGGTGA
- the hmpA gene encoding NO-inducible flavohemoprotein, translated as MLSTEHRTIVKATIPLLESGGEALIAHFYKTLLAEYPQVRPLFNQAHQANGDQARALANGVLMYARHIDQLEQLGGLVSQIVNKHVSLNILPEHYPIVGACLLRAIREVLGAEIATDAVIEAWGAAYQQLADILIGLEESAYATKAEAPGGWRGTRKFTVARKVRESDEITSFYLRPTDGGALLDFKPGQFIALRLMINGEEVRRNYSLSAAPNGHEYRISVKREPNGKVSNYLHDHVIEEDTLDVFAPSGDFTLEDSTKPLVLISGGVGITPTLAMLRVALKTSRPVHFIHASRHGGVHAFRHFIDELATRNPQQLKRFYVYEKPRAEDSAHDAAGYLDEARLREFMPSSNDVDVYFLGPKPFMKAIGTHLKTIGVPPAQVRYEFFGPAAQLFDAAPSTEKHGA; from the coding sequence ATGCTGTCGACCGAACATCGCACTATCGTCAAAGCCACCATTCCGTTGCTCGAAAGCGGCGGCGAAGCCCTCATTGCCCACTTCTACAAGACGTTGCTCGCCGAGTATCCGCAAGTGCGCCCGCTGTTCAATCAGGCACACCAGGCAAACGGCGATCAGGCGCGCGCGCTGGCCAACGGCGTGCTGATGTACGCACGCCATATCGATCAGCTCGAGCAGCTGGGCGGTCTGGTTTCGCAGATCGTCAACAAGCACGTATCGCTGAATATCCTGCCCGAGCATTATCCGATCGTCGGCGCGTGTCTGCTGCGAGCGATCCGCGAAGTGCTCGGCGCGGAGATCGCCACCGACGCGGTCATCGAAGCGTGGGGCGCGGCCTACCAGCAGCTTGCCGATATCCTGATCGGGCTCGAGGAAAGCGCGTATGCGACGAAGGCGGAGGCGCCGGGCGGCTGGCGCGGCACGCGCAAGTTCACGGTCGCGCGCAAGGTGCGCGAAAGCGATGAGATCACGTCGTTCTATCTGCGCCCCACGGATGGCGGCGCACTGCTCGACTTCAAGCCGGGCCAGTTCATTGCGCTGCGTCTGATGATTAACGGCGAGGAAGTGCGCCGCAATTATTCGTTGTCGGCCGCGCCGAACGGGCATGAGTACCGGATCAGTGTGAAGCGCGAGCCGAACGGCAAGGTGTCGAATTACCTGCACGATCATGTGATCGAGGAAGACACGCTCGATGTGTTTGCGCCGTCCGGCGACTTCACGCTCGAAGACAGCACGAAGCCGCTCGTGCTGATCAGCGGCGGCGTGGGTATTACGCCGACGCTTGCGATGCTGCGCGTTGCGCTGAAAACGTCGCGTCCCGTGCACTTCATCCATGCCTCGCGTCACGGCGGCGTGCATGCATTCCGTCACTTTATCGACGAGCTCGCCACGCGCAACCCGCAACAACTGAAGCGCTTCTACGTGTATGAAAAGCCGCGCGCGGAAGACAGCGCGCATGACGCAGCGGGCTATCTCGACGAAGCGCGGCTGCGCGAATTCATGCCGTCCTCGAACGATGTCGATGTGTATTTCCTCGGGCCGAAGCCTTTCATGAAGGCAATCGGCACACACCTGAAGACGATCGGCGTGCCGCCGGCGCAAGTCCGATATGAATTTTTCGGTCCCGCCGCGCAGCTGTTCGATGCAGCGCCTTCAACGGAGAAGCACGGAGCATAG
- a CDS encoding aspartyl/asparaginyl beta-hydroxylase domain-containing protein: protein MPWIYNCAVGALRWWFDRRMSDGAILDAEKLFPDAGMFVSNWKKISIEASRAMRHLNNIPRFHMSASAQNRDSTDDSTDWRVFIMRAYGVTLYRNLAQCPTVADILARSPDVLSASFSILGPRTLIPPHRGPFRGVLRGYLVLSMPTHRDGTPASVLTIDQSDYRLREGDFVLWDDSFEHAVRNESDEYRVVLLLDVRRRSMPFDLAVLSSAVVWGIHLSILLSRWKSRLSFVFRAQGSRSDSTDRD from the coding sequence ATGCCCTGGATCTACAACTGCGCGGTCGGAGCACTTCGCTGGTGGTTCGACCGCCGGATGTCGGATGGAGCGATTCTCGACGCAGAGAAACTGTTTCCGGATGCCGGGATGTTCGTCTCGAACTGGAAGAAAATCAGTATCGAAGCATCCCGCGCAATGAGGCATCTGAACAATATCCCTCGTTTTCATATGTCTGCGTCTGCGCAGAATCGGGATTCGACGGATGACAGCACGGATTGGCGCGTGTTTATCATGCGTGCATACGGTGTGACGCTTTACAGAAATCTCGCGCAATGCCCCACTGTTGCCGACATTCTGGCCAGGTCACCCGACGTGCTCTCGGCTTCATTCTCGATTCTCGGGCCGCGCACGCTCATCCCGCCGCATCGAGGCCCGTTTCGCGGCGTATTGCGTGGCTATCTCGTGCTTTCCATGCCCACGCATCGCGACGGCACGCCTGCCTCCGTACTAACCATCGATCAAAGCGACTACCGCCTTCGCGAAGGGGACTTCGTGCTATGGGACGACTCGTTCGAGCACGCTGTCCGTAACGAAAGCGACGAATATCGCGTCGTCCTGTTGCTGGACGTCAGGCGTCGATCGATGCCGTTCGACCTGGCCGTACTGTCCAGCGCCGTTGTCTGGGGTATCCATCTTTCCATATTGTTGTCGCGCTGGAAAAGCAGGCTGTCTTTCGTCTTTCGCGCGCAGGGTAGCCGATCCGATAGTACGGATCGCGATTAG